TTTGCCCGACAAGCCTCTGCGCCATTTTGACGCAGTTTGCGACAGTCATTTTCAGCAGCGATTTCCGGGATAACGAAGTATCGGTCCCGCCGCCCACGCGCGCATGCCGATGCATCAGAAAGACATCCTGCGCGCACCGCGCGACATATGGCCGATCTCGTCGACGCGGACGATGCCATGGCCTTCAGGCGTCACGCGAGCCACGGCCTTCCACGCATGACCGTAGACCACCTCAAAGGTGAGCGGTATCGTGCCGTCGGGCTGCCGTTGCGCTTCCAGCGCGTCGAGCAGGCGACGATACATGCCGCGCGAAATCAGGCCGCGCGACACATCGGCGCGCGCGTCGCCGCGCCGCGCACTCTGCGGTGGCATTGCCCCCCAGCGGTGCACATCGGCCAGCAGCGATTGCGGGGACGCGTACGTGACTGTGAGCGTCTCCATATCCATCACTGGAATCTCGAAGCCGCTGGCAACCAGCATGTCGCCGCAGTCATGCATATCGACAAAGTCGAGCACATGCTGCGCCGCGCCACCATCTGCGACCGCCCACGCCCTACGCAGCTCGCGCAGCGTATCAGGACCGAGCGTGGAGAACATCAGCAGCCCGCCAGTTTTCAGTACCCGCTGCCACTCGGGAAACACCCGGTCCGGACGCGCAT
This sequence is a window from Mycetohabitans rhizoxinica HKI 454. Protein-coding genes within it:
- a CDS encoding methyltransferase domain-containing protein, encoding MLMPTDHDRPADQDTDTDAQRAPGLRQLRQIFDRRAAQFRDVAFLPREIAQRMHERLQYIKLQPVRVLDAGCGTGEDIDALRARFTPASVYGADLSRAMLGAAHALGCGGAHAASGQPAPAGGWRRLLPAALRHLAPGRARPRDRVQADFGALPFAPECFDLLWSNLALQWHARPDRVFPEWQRVLKTGGLLMFSTLGPDTLRELRRAWAVADGGAAQHVLDFVDMHDCGDMLVASGFEIPVMDMETLTVTYASPQSLLADVHRWGAMPPQSARRGDARADVSRGLISRGMYRRLLDALEAQRQPDGTIPLTFEVVYGHAWKAVARVTPEGHGIVRVDEIGHMSRGARRMSF